The nucleotide sequence agaaagtcaaaaattgatgccccccatggtaacaattaccataaaagatctgtttcaccaaaacaggaccctcgtcttgttaaacaacgagaaaagaaacagaaaaagaaacaaagaaaagaagttgaaaaggttttaaaaccggaggtcatccaaataaaatctgttaaatcggatgttaaacatgaaaaacagaaacagatttggataccaaaaccggtaactgtttcagggggagctgcatcaattccgaatcatcgggaaatggatgttacaattctcgatgatgacggacgacccaagtctgtgaaggcttgggtccctctctccaactaatctctgaatgagtgtgcaggaagttccaggaggaactattgatagtcttaggattgttgatagtggaatgtccttgcacaagataggcgacagaagagattgttgcctttgatggagagagaggaaagaaaaggaaaatttggatgaatgaagttgcaaaattcgaccaaatgaagaacgtgtcaaaatttggtcattatggtttttgatcgggtcctcaagaacgaatgaagtgaaatgtgtgccgatgcctctgcatggattgaacatccgcacaccatttctgaaagagaaagtcaaagaccttcgctggtgaaatgtggaagaccagccggacccggaggtttatgagcttgttgctgtcaagagatttttcagtagttgcaaattcgactttgaagtccacaccgggtggatatccagttgggagagtgcttagattccttgcaatgcacggaacagttgcaggatacgcctctaaattcttaatctctcctatacttgtcgatatttaagctactttgtgaattattattatctcgaacagcactctttgacctgacacgttgatctcggatatcacctcacacgtgattgtttcaatgtgaaactcatcaatgttgtcatggtccgcaccgcttaccgacatgccaactcatttttccaaaatttgttaaatcttttctgataaaacttaattttggtaaacggcattaaggtcaagcacaagagtaaaccaacatcggaaaatcatttttgtaaatacctttgtgtttttaaatttgtcttagtttattgattttagggggagtaaatccaaaaatctgaaaatccaaaaacatcgaaaaatttcaaaaacacaaaaacaatcaaaaatgagtttcctggcgagtaaaagagaaaatgatagtacatcagtggtctatccaaacctctttaaaccttaaatgaaaaacgataagcagctctatataagatgtatcggtaggctctcaatcattttaaagtgtgcagggtgatataaatcttaatcgactgaagaccaggtgggaaccactcattggcatatggtcttagtaccgaaatttcgtttgatagattgccgaggttctgagatattcggtctttatgctgcttatcatctgggtatcatggttgtatcttttaccgaaaaataacggggacgcaagtctagatcttccatgatactatacatacgtgtacatattacatactgcattcgacctcaataagtgataaacaatcacatgtccaaacaaataagtgataaaaatatcacatttatccgggtgtcaagttcgtctctctgctgtacggaagtactgacctgttcacggacttgcacctgtgccctcatgcatatgaaaatcaagttcctcatcaataagtgattatatcacatagggcttgttttcaaatcaaaataagtgagtatctcacattttatacggtcaaacagatgataatcggtatactcaccggtaagatgaactctcgtgcataccttgatacgggaatgtgtcgtgatgtggatgaacaccggtcggtaagtataaatcataccttaacgtatcccctcgccatgattacatctgataagttgagcttaagtggacaacaataccgataattgttataggatgcttatcttaatgttaactaactgaacaacaagagtgttttggcatgaccgtacactgatatgattctcttaccctcgaaactcgcaaaaagaatgtttgtatatatttatttatttactgcttaacctttattgtttttcttttaaacagtttcgtcgtttggtgcatatcagcacgacattagcggtgatgtcgtttgataacactcaaaggattttaaattgttgtcttttaatttcaaaaacacgcctaaaatccgtgttttaatataaactttataaaagccaaaaagattttatttctgctttgttttcgatcgtacgatgttggagctcaagtcttcgttacctgaaacctgactgaaaaccgaactgactaaatcttcataaacggtcaaactttgcagattttgaaagttagaatttaaaattgataaatttattaaactttcaaactgtcggacggtgtttgattttgacatggtcactcgtgtgtcatttgtttatgctatattccaagcagttgttctcattacgcgtttagatttcttgcatgtgcagattctaaaggctaggagaacatggtcgatgacaagctctggaatgaagacacgacgagaaggcgctcaaaagatgaagatgatcgagttgccgctggccatcatcaacaccacaaggatctcacttcataaagataaagtcttttcacgagcataactcaaggggaaGCTTATGTTAaaggggagtttgtcaacacacttcctacatgatacgggtagtttgttgatacactctctgctttcaagacgtgaagactttgaagatccttcgacaatgaagacttgaaaggacatcagagttttgagaactcgaagaccaaagaccgtcgaagttcgagacgagtctacaactatagaagataaagacaaagctacagccaagggggagtttgttggtgcacttgtgtctgtactttgtctgtattcggtcacgatgtaaacgatgtcctgttcttgtgttgtaagttgaccaagtcaaccatcctccggtttgacttggacaacagttggtaaaagttgaaagatgtactgtctcgaaggataagagatcgaaggatgatgtggatccttcgatctcatcgaaagatatgcttcgaatgattagacctcgaaagatgatctttcgaggtccctgctgatctttcgagtgacttgtcttcgatagatgatccttcggaccatctatcggatccttcggactgcacatcatgagctgggtataaatacccatgcagtgtgttgtgttagtTTAGTTCTGAGAGTTCAGACAGATTCACACACATTCGAAAgagagagctttgagagcattctgtccgaaccacacacacacactttgagagtttacaagttaggtttgtaaacattgtgcttgtaaccgaaaccttcatttgcattaatacaagttgtgttaatcggtgaacccgtgtgtgttgtgtttatacttgcttaatcccggtttgctcgctagcttggattccgcactcgctagtgggttagtataacaaggtttgaggttcgtcatccgacaaaaagggacctacaaaagTTGCAACCGGTTGGTCACTTGTGTTTATGTCTTATACTACAAATATGGGTATGAATTTGGCTGCAATTTAGTTGTACATACGAATAAATCAAATGATCCCGAGTTTGAGATTCCCTGCAGTGATTTTACCTGTCTTTGTTCCCAGTCTCATGCTATGCAGAATCAAGATCCACTAATGTTCATGTGCATCCACCATTGGAACTTAAGGTAACAGAGGCAACAAAAATGGCTGAATATGATGAATCGTCACTAGGAAAACAAGAGATCTAAGGGTACCAAGAACGGGATATCTGTACTCGATGATCACGAGGTTAATGTGTTAAACGGTTCTTGAGGTTCCGATAGCTCACCGACGATTATacttgtgtgtatatatgtacCTGATAGAGCCGGATTCGAGATGGGCAGTCtccaataaacaaataaataactaAAATGTAAATTTAACGTAAGATAAGTATTTGgatcaattttcttcttaactTCTTCAAATGCAAAATACAAAgctatttagggtatgtttggcaaaagtagctggtggctggtagctgGAAGCTGAAAGCTGGTAGCTgttggctggaagctggtagctgtagctggtagctagtggctgtagctttttagatatatttggtgtttggtatagtagctgaagcttttaataaaatatataaaatgaccaaaatagacataactaaaaatttagaaagttggtgcattaaaaatttccttatttttagtggttaaaatagtcattttttccctaaaagcttgtagctccttctaaacgctagtagtagtagcgttcaaccaaaagcttcaagcttctaacctaaaagcttaaagctccttcaaccaaacaagactttttattgagtttgagctttttcttaaaagcttaaagctagaagctcctaaaagcttctaaaagctccatgccaaacatacccttaatATGCTGAGAAACAACTACCATTTGATAGTGCATGAGATTAAAAAGGAAACGTGGATGCAGTAAATAAGAAAATGGATAATAATGCAACGTGGTCTTATCTTCTACATGCATGCGAGAAAGGGAAACGTGCCATTTGAATGGGTCAACAGAGACGTGCAGCTAATTCGTAGGTTTGAAATGCTCCAAACAAGTAACCGTGTTAAGTAATCGGTTACGGCGGTTCATGGGCATGATGAATCGTATCAATACCCACCCCTTTAAAACGGGTCGTGTCCTCACGACCCACGGTTGTCGAAATTGTACCGGTCCATGGTGGATCGGTTTGAGGCTCGAAAAGCAAGAATTGTGGCGTTTTGCAACGGTGCCCCGGCTGGAACTTTTCGTCACAATGGAAACAAATGCCGGCAGCTTTCTTGGCTTGCATTTCTGCTTGAGTGAGGCGCTTCAACGGTTGTGATGGAGTTGACGCCGGTGTGATTTGACTCGGACTCGGTTCCATAGTCAGAGAAAGAATCCCGGTATGAAGCTTGTCTTCAATTAAACGAGCTAATCCATATGTTTGATGCAGTGTTTGAGGATGATGGATAGCTAGTTCACTTTGAATGTCCAGTTTAAGTCCGGAGATGAAACAGTTCTTCAGTGTCTCGGGAGATAAACCGATAACCCTGTTGGTGAGTCGTTCAAACTCGGTTTGATACGTGGCCACAGTGCTTGTTTGCTGGAGTTTGAAAAGAGTTGCCTAGTGATTTTCGTAGGAAGAAGGACCAAATCGGAGCTCCAAAGATCTTGAAAATTCCGGCCAAGTTCCGAGTAACCTGTTGTTGGAGAGATGCTTCTACCAACTAAGTGCATCACCTGTGAAGTAGAATACCGCTAAGTAAAGTCGTTGAGCGTCCGGAACGGAGTAGTAGGTAAAGTAGTTATTGGCTTGGAAGAGCCAATCCAATGGGTTCGATCCATCAAACGTTGGAAGGGTAATCTTCGGTGGTTTGGGGTTGTGGTTGgcaggaggtggtggtggtggtggtggtgggggggggggcggaggtggtggtggcggcggtggtggaggtggtggagtGTTCGACCCGGAAGGGCCAGGTCTGTTCGGATCGGGGCGAAGAAGTGTAGCAATGAGGTTGTTTGTTTGCTCGTACTGAGCTGCCaattgtttgatgatgatatccAACTGAGCCTTATGTTGTTCTTGACCGGAAACAAGTTGGTTGGTGGTTGCGGTGTTGGAGGTGATCATTTTGTTGACAGATTCCGCAAGGGAAGCGATCATGTCTTCTGTGGATGGGTTATCAACGGTGGTGTCGCGGCTGGGCGGCATGTTGGGAGGTGGAGACGAGGAATGAAAGCACCAAATGATAGAGCCAGATTCGAGATCGGCAATTtccaataaacaaataaataactaaattgTAAATTTCACGTAAGACAAGTATTTGgatcaattttcttcttaactTCTTCAAATGCAAAATACAAAGCTATTTAATATGCTGAGAAACAATTACCATTTGATAGTGCATGAGATTAAAAAGGAAACGTGGATATAGTAAATAAGAAAATGGATAATAATGCAACATGGTCTTATCTTCTACATGCATGCGAGAAAGGGAAACATGCCATTTGAATGGGTCATCAGAAACGTGAAGCTAATTCGTGGGTTTGAAATGCTCCAAACAAGTAACCGAGTTAAGTAATTGGTTACGGCGGGTCATGGGCATGATGAATTGTATCAGTACCGACCCGTTAGCCAAGGGCGAAGGTTTGTTGGTGCccggggtgcacccgcccaccccaatattTCCGTTAGAAGTGAATAGGTTTCCATTTTTCGTCcggaaattttaaaaattatataggatcgcctcCCCCTAGGTAACAAAGTTTACTttcatttatatatttatatattgtataaatatgtaGGAAAAATTATATAGGGTCGCCTCCCCccaattatttttcctaaatatttatacaatatataaattaaagtgAAGTTTGTTACCACATTGTATATAAGTGATGGgtagttttgtaaatatattttaactcttatttgtttaactttagGTTAGCCACCACAAAAAAAACTTAATCACAATTTTTTTATGTCTAAGAACGGGTCCTTTGAATGaatgattttttttagttttatttggaactattaatATTTGACTTGACCCGAATTGATAGCCGACTcgacccgaaacataacgataggaaaaaaattTGGTCCCATCACTTTACCCCCcttcgaaacttttggtcaagctccgccactgccgTTAGCTATATACGGTTGGGGTCCAAGGTTCTGGCGGGTCTAAAATGTAAACCACGAAAGATTCTGGGCCGCCTTTGGACCATCTGCACCCACACCACACCGCATCCAATGGTAAGGTAGAGTTTACCCGATACACGCATCATAGATGCCGTTTGAACATATCTTGTGTAAAAGATGATGCCATCTCTCTTACTAGGCAACTAAGGTTATTTGTAACATGAAAGTTCGAAAAAATTTCGAAACATGCCGAACCTCTTCATTTCATCCATCTGGACCTGGGCTCCTAACCAATGCCTTCCTTGGGCCACCAGGTTAGTACTGCTCTATTATTTAAGCCCATTGAAAAACTGGCTCAGTTAATTGTAATTGAATTCACTTTCAGTAAAATAACCAATTAAGTTAATCatcattattataattaatataggAAGTACAGACACTTTAGTTCCTTTTTTTCATGTTGGAAGTTAAGAAGTCACACCTAAGGTTATTTCATGTATATATAAGTATGATTTACATGTATTATATCCACTAAAATATATAATGTCATAGCTGACTTCAAATATATAAAATGCCTACCTTTTACGGTTTAATTTATATCTAAATAAATATGCAAAAAGTTATTCGTTAATTAAtaagtaaattaaaaaaaattaatatcaatACAATAGTGAATGGTCATCACGTGTATCCAACAAACTTCAAGAAGGGTTAGGTATACCCTCTTATTTTTTTATCCTAACTTTAAGAATCTTGTCCCCAAACCTGTTTTTCCAACCTGGGTAATTCCACCATATTATATCCTTTAATTATCTTTCTTTATAGTTTGTTGGAAGATTGAACCTGAGGCATGGGTATATCACTACGCTATTAATTATATATGATTGTATTTATAGATTTGAACTCTGCTTGTGAGATTTTGAGTAATCCATTGAATCTTTTTTTAACACACAGGCATGAAGCAAAATTCATCGAAAGAATCGTTAAAGATATTTCACTAAAGCCACATTTTATCAATTCGAGTGTTGATGGGAAATTAGTAGGCATGGGACCCGTAgagatgagctcggtaccgactGGTACTGAACCGGTACCGGAACTgaaagtaccggtaccgaaaatcctcaaaagtgggtaccggtaccgaatatacccggtacggtacggttcggtaccggtaccaaccggtaccgatacggtaccggtatttaccggtaaataccggtaccgaaccggtaccgaaaatgtcaaaagtcggtaccgaatcggtaccgaaaaggTACCCGattcggtaccgaaaatgtcaaaagtcggtaccgaatcggtaccgaaaaggtacccgattcggtaccggtaccggatCCATTTTGCTCATCCCTAGGGACCCGGGTTAAGAATGTAGTTTCATGGTTAGAAATTGATTCTGGTGATGTCCGTATGATAGGGATCAAGGGTATGGGAGGTGGTGGGAAAACGACCTTACCCAGAGCTGTTTTTGATCACATATCCAATTGGTTTGATGGTAAAAGCTTTGTTGGGAATGTCAAAGAAGATTCAAAACGTTCTTCGTCTGGTTTAAGGAAACCGCAAAAACAGATCCTTAAAAATGTGCTAAATGATGACGACATTGATGTAGCTGGTGTTTCTGATGTAAAAAGTAAGATGAAAAAATACATGGGTAGTAAAAAGGTTCTTATAGTTCTAGATGATGTGGATGATATAGGCCAGCTTGAAGCGTTAGCAGGTGAGCCTACTTGGTTTAAGCAAGGAAGTAGAATTATCATCACAACAAGAGACGATTAAGTGTTAAAGGCACACAAAGTTAACTTTATTCATGATGTTAGTTTGTTATCAGGTGACGAAGCAATTTGCCTGTTTAGTAGGTATGCGTTTGGAAGGGAGATTCCAAATCAAGGATACCGAGAGTTATCCGGAAAAGTTGTACATTACGATGCTGGTCTTCTCTTAAcaatcaaagttttgggttcacATCTTTGTGGTAGAAGTAAGAATGAATGGGTAGATGCGTTAGAAAGACTAAAAACAATTCCTTTGAAGGAAACTTTGGAGAAATTGGAACTAAGTTATAATGGTCTAGAGGATGatcaaaaagaaatatttttagatatTGCTTGCATACTAAAAGGCGAAACAAAGAAGAATGCAATCAGAATACTTGAAAGCTGTGGATTTCGTGCTCAGATTGGTCTAAGAGTTCTTGAACAGAAATCTTTAATAACTATATCTATGGTTGTTTATGATGATGATAACGACGACCAGGACGAGATGTTGCATTTGCATGACCATATAGAAGAAATGGGCAGGAATATTGTTCGGCGTTTGCACCCTGATGATCCTAAGAGACATAGTCGGTTATGGATTAAAGAGGAAATTGAAGATATATTGGTTAATGAATCGGTAAGGTTCAAatttatgtaaaagatgaaaaactagAGCATTTTCATTTATTATGACATAAATGAATCgtctttttttatttaatttacaGGGTACTAAAGCAACCAGAAGTATTATACTGAAGAATACAGATCTCCATACATCGATTGTCATAAAAGGTCTTAGAAACATGACCGAACTTAGATTTCTGTATGTGAATAGTGGATATGGTGGATGGAATGTTGATGCAGTTAGCCAATACTTACCAGATGCCTTACAATCTCTAAATTGGTGTGGATACCCTTTTCAGTCTCTACCTAAAATGTTTCGAGCATATAAACTCGTTAACCTTGAAATGAGTTTGAGCAATATCTCTCAACTCTTGGAAGGGGGAGAAAGAAAGGTAGAATAATCGTTGTTTAGTTGTTTTGCATGATGCTTTATTATGATACTAGGTTAGAAACAAGTGTATTACATGTGTTGAATaaagaaaatattaaatagtatatttaatataaaaGAAATATTAAATGATTGAAATTACGTATAAGTTACCATATAGTTactatatttaatatattatgttTTATATTGAGTGGGGAAAAACATGGCACTAGTTCGTTATATATTAGGTATGAATATTTTATCACTACCCTGATATTCATCATTTTCTATCTTCTTATGATAGGTTCTTAATAAGCTAAGGTTCCTTGACCTTAGATTTTCAAAGCTGGGAACCCTTGACCTTGGGATGACTCCAAATCTTGAGATGTTACATCTTGAAGGATGTCAAGAATTTGCAGAATTGCGCATGCATGTTGAATATCCAAAGCTCAAATTTCTCAACCTGAGTGGTTCTATGGTGAGTACCTTTAACCTTGGGTTGACTCCACATCTTGAGACATTAAATCTTCGAGACTGTAATAACTTTGTAGATCTCCACATGCCCGTTAAATGCCCGAACCTCGAATTTCTCGACCTCATTGGTTCTAAGGTGAGTTACTTAAACCTTGGGATGACTCCACATCTTAAGACGTTATGTATTGGAGGATGTAATAAATATGTAGAACTCCACATGCCTAATGAATGTCCGAACCTCGAAATCCTTGTCCTCAATGATTCTAAGGTGAGTAACTTTGACCTTGGGATGACTCCACATCTCAAGTGGTTAAATCTGGAAGAATGTAAAAACCTTGTAGAACTCCATATGCCCTTTGAATGTCCAAAGCTCAAATTTCTTAGCCTCCGTGGTTCTAAGGTTCATAACTTTAACCTTGGATTGACTCCAAATCTCAAAAGGTTAGATCTTGGAAGATGTAAGGAGTTTGTAGAACTCCACATGCCTGTTGAATGCCCGAAGCTCAAATTCCTCGACCTAAGTGGTTCTAAGGTGACTAACCTTAATCTTGGTCTCACTCCATATCTGGAGGTGTTAAATCTTAAAGAATGTTTTTATCTTCAAGAAATTCAGGGATGTCTAAATAATATTCGTTAGTTAAATTTCAGTGGTTGCTTGAGATTTAAATATTTTTTGGTTAACAAACGAGATGAATCAGTTGGTCTTGATTCTGTAGCTGCATTAGATTTAACTGCAGAGTCCCTAGACATATGCCCGCTACATCCTAACAGTAATTTGCCGAAGTTTCAGTTTAAATGTAAATATGACGAACCTCTATCCTCATCGAGTGGAAACCTTGAGAAGCTTATTTCTTTTGGTCTATGTGCTTGCACAAACCTTCAGTCTTTTTCAGCAAGCATTTGTGgtttacaatgtttacaagttcTTACACTTGAAGGCAGTATTCCTGAGGTGCCCAAGGATTTGGGGCAGTTAGAAAGTCTAGAAGAGATAAATTTGTTGTTGAAACGGATTAAGAGTCTTCCAGATAGCATTTGTAAGTTGAAACATCTGAAATCTCTTAAACTTAGATCTTGTTTCCTTCTTGAGCAGTTACCCAATGATCTTGGCAGATTAGAGGGTTTGGTGGAGTTATACATAGAGGATTGTATATCTTTACGAGATATTCCGAATAGCATTTGTAACATGAAATGTTTAGAATATTTACATCTCTCCAATTGTATTCAAGTTGAAAAATTGCCAAAGAAACTTGGACGTTTGAAACGTTTAATAGAGATAGATATAAGAGGTACAAGCATAAGCCGTCTACCACAGAGCATCATCCAGAGAGCAGTTTTCTGCTGAAAGGAGGCAATTGACAGATGTAACAGTTGGTTCAATGAGATTTTTCATGTAACTGTAGCGGAATTTTCAAAAGTCAGTTACTTTTTACCCATTTGATAGTGGACCAATGGTAATGGTCAAACATTTTTGTTGAATTATGTATCAAATcagatttttctttttgtttaatCTAAAAGACAACCTGTGAAACAaaacctaattttttttttcatggaCAATCTGTGAAAACGGGTTCACGCTTAGATAAACGCGAGTCAAAACAATGAAAATATAGAACGACAATAACAAATACGTAGAGAAAATGCGTACGCTTTTTGTCAATTCATGGACGCACGTTAGATGGACCCGTCAAATACAGTTATGTGTGATGCACATAAGGGTGGCTCCTTCTTTTTATCCTTTTAGCTAAAAAAGATAATAACAAAATCAAACACCAGTCGTAATCTAACAAACACAACATGTGGTCACTCATAGTCATAATTGATCAATCATGAATATACCTTGTCAAACATAGTTATAACTGATAAATTATGTTGAAGCACAAACATAGTTATAAATGGTCAAACATATGTATAGTTGGTCAAGCATATACATACTTGGAAAAATATAACGATAACTGGTTGAAGCATTCTATATTTCTATATTCTAACAATTTCAAAGGGCTTGTAGAGTAGCCTCTTTTTTTatccctttttcttttctttctttattatttttctttaaacttttaCCAAGTTATTTACCAAAATCGTCCCCGAGATTTGGgcaggtttgccattttcgtccaaaatgacacttttgtaccaaatggCCCTCAACATTGgtaactttttgtcattttcatccaaaccactaacttagtttattttttctgttaagttgagtaTATTTgaatgaaactggcaaatataaaaccacagggacgattttggcaatttattcaaactcttttaaatttcttttatttaattaattttgttacatatataataaacaGAATATACATACAATTTTTATATGAAAGAAAATatagctttgtcacataatcTTTATAAACTTCATcaaaccactaactaagttaatttttctattaagacgaaggatgtttataaactaagacagaaatgaatttctaattttttatatagatcagttttataaaaataaaatctacttaaatctctaaattttataaaactaaaatgctggtgaCCTTTATGAAAaaagtcaaataaaaaaaatcttatcatatgtatTAGGTtttaattcatcttctactcttttaaattcgctcctaaggaaaaacagaagCCCCCCCCCCATCAAATaacgtatcgttaccaaaccttaaaattacccaccaaattgtaattataatgctataaaccaaaagtttctttattcaagccactcagaataagtattagttagttaccctcataatcttaattaaataaatattttatttctaccatCATATTTcttaggtgctcaacacatttaaaaaatatgtaacattttacaattttttcctatctctacaactgataaatactaaaagttgtaatcgattgttatgtgttgcacaccaataacgttttctctttataaaactgatttatataaagaagatttaaattaatttttgtcttaatttagaaaatttaaaacatccttcactttaacagaaaaataaactgaggtagtgatttggatgaaaatttataaaaattatgcgacaaaactattaattttttttttaaaaaaactccatgtatattcttttttattatatatgtaacaaaaataattaaaaaaaaaagaaattaaaaagggtttgagtaaattgccaaaatcgtccctgtggttttatattttccag is from Helianthus annuus cultivar XRQ/B chromosome 9, HanXRQr2.0-SUNRISE, whole genome shotgun sequence and encodes:
- the LOC110875237 gene encoding TMV resistance protein N encodes the protein MGMMNCISTDPLAKGEDLNSACEILSNPLNLFLTHRHEAKFIERIVKDISLKPHFINSSVDGKLVGMGPVEMSSVPTGIKGMGGGGKTTLPRAVFDHISNWFDGKSFVGNVKEDSKRSSSGLRKPQKQILKNVLNDDDIDVAGVSDVKSKMKKYMGSKKVLIVLDDVDDIGQLEALAGDEAICLFSRYAFGREIPNQGYRELSGKVVHYDAGLLLTIKVLGSHLCGRSKNEWVDALERLKTIPLKETLEKLELSYNGLEDDQKEIFLDIACILKGETKKNAIRILESCGFRAQIGLRVLEQKSLITISMVVYDDDNDDQDEMLHLHDHIEEMGRNIVRRLHPDDPKRHSRLWIKEEIEDILVNESGTKATRSIILKNTDLHTSIVIKGLRNMTELRFLYVNSGYGGWNVDAVLNKLRFLDLRFSKLGTLDLGMTPNLEMLHLEGCQEFAELRMHVEYPKLKFLNLSGSMVSTFNLGLTPHLETLNLRDCNNFVDLHMPVKCPNLEFLDLIGSKVSYLNLGMTPHLKTLCIGGCNKYVELHMPNECPNLEILVLNDSKVSNFDLGMTPHLKWLNLEECKNLVELHMPFECPKLKFLSLRGSKVHNFNLGLTPNLKRLDLGRCKEFVELHMPVECPKLKFLDLSGSKVTNLNLGLTPYLEVLNLKEFGLDSVAALDLTAESLDICPLHPNSNLPKFQFKCKYDEPLSSSSGNLEKLISFGLCACTNLQSFSASICGLQCLQVLTLEGSIPEVPKDLGQLESLEEINLLLKRIKSLPDSICKLKHLKSLKLRSCFLLEQLPNDLGRLEGLVELYIEDCISLRDIPNSICNMKCLEYLHLSNCIQVEKLPKKLGRLKRLIEIDIRGTSISRLPQSIIQRAVFC